The following are encoded in a window of Panicum virgatum strain AP13 chromosome 5N, P.virgatum_v5, whole genome shotgun sequence genomic DNA:
- the LOC120673788 gene encoding probable V-type proton ATPase subunit d yields MYGWEMLSFNIHDGFLEAIVRGNRSGLLTAADYNNLCQCETLDDIKMHLTATEYGPYLQNEPSPLHTTTIVEKCTLKLVDEYKHMLCQATEPLSTFLQYITYGHMIDNVVLIVTGTLHERDVNELLEKCHPLGMFDSIASLAVAQNMHELYRLVLVDTPLAPYFSECITSEDLDDMNIEIMRNTLYKAYLEDFYKFCQKLGGATAEIMCDLLSFEADRRAVNITINSIGTELTRDDRRKLYSNFGLLYPYGHEELAVCEDVDQVRGAMEKYPPYQSIFSRISYGESQMLDKAFYEEEVRRLCLSFEQQFHYAVFFAYIRLREQEIRNLMWISECVAQNQKSRVHDSVVFIF; encoded by the exons atgTACGGGTGGGAGATGCTGTCGTTCAACATCCACGACGGGTTCCTGGAGGCCATCGTGAGGGGGAACCGCTCGGgcctcctcaccgccgccgactaCAACAACCTCTGCCAGTGCGAGACCCTCGACGACATCAAGATGCATCTCACCGCCACCGAGTACGGGCCCTACCTCCAGAACG AGCCTTCTCCCTTGCACACAACAACAATTGTGGAAAAATGCACTCTTAAACTGGTTGATGAGTACAAGCACATGCTATGCCAGGCTACTGAACCACTATCTACATTCTTGCAGTATATAAC GTACGGGCATATGATTGATAATGTTGTCCTTATTGTAACCGGGACATTGCATGAGAGAGATGTTAATGAACTGTTGGAGAAATGCCACCCATTGGGCATGTTTGACAG CATTGCATCACTTGCTGTTGCTCAAAATATGCATGAGCTTTATAGATTGGTTCTGGTCGATACACCCTTGGCCCCATACTTCTCGGAGTGCATTACATCTGAG GATCTGGATGACATGAATATTGAGATTATGAGGAACACTCTGTACAAAGCATATCTTGAGGATTTTTACAAATTTTGCCAG AAACTGGGTGGTGCTACAGCTGAGATTATGTGTGATCTCCTTTCATTTGAAGCCGACAGAAGAGCGGTTAACATTACAATAAACAG TATTGGGACCGAGTTGACAAGAGATGACCGCAGGAAGCTGTACTCCAACTTTGGTCTATT GTATCCATATGGTCACGAGGAACTGGCTGTCTGTGAAGATGTTGACCAG GTGCGTGGTGCAATGGAGAAGTACCCACCATACCAGTCAATTTTTTCCAGGATTTCATATGGAGAAAGCCAGATGTTAGATAAGGCCTTTTATGAGGAGGAAGTACGGAGGCTATGCTTGTCCTTTGAGCAGCAG TTCCACTATGCTGTTTTCTTCGCTTACATCAGGCTACGCGAGCAGGAGATAAGGAACCTGATGTGGATCTCTGAATGTGTCGCTCAGAACCAGAAGTCCAGGGTCCACGACAGCGTCGTGTTCATCTTCTGA